The Pseudolabrys sp. FHR47 genome contains a region encoding:
- a CDS encoding ABC transporter ATP-binding protein — MSKLLIEGVSRVFPAVHGGEPTRALEPTSLTVADNDFVTILGPSGCGKSTLLRMIAGLDRPTTGRVLLDGKPVIGPGPDRGMVFQSYTLFPWLSVADNVAFGLREKGVVPAERSKVVTDWLSRVELAGFGSHYPKQLSGGMQQRTAIARALANDPAILLLDEPFGALDNQTRSLMQELLLGIWQRDRKTVLFVTHDIEEAIFLASRVVVMSARPGRIKSDVRVDLPYPRHYTIKTSPEFSALKARLTEDIRSEAMRAAEAAI; from the coding sequence ATGAGCAAGCTCCTCATCGAAGGTGTCTCGCGTGTCTTTCCCGCCGTGCATGGCGGCGAGCCGACGCGCGCTTTGGAGCCGACCAGCCTCACTGTCGCCGACAATGACTTCGTCACCATTCTCGGCCCCTCCGGCTGCGGCAAGTCGACCTTGCTGCGCATGATTGCTGGCCTCGACCGGCCGACCACCGGCCGCGTCCTGCTCGACGGCAAGCCGGTTATTGGGCCGGGGCCGGATCGTGGCATGGTGTTCCAGTCCTACACATTGTTTCCGTGGCTGTCGGTCGCCGACAACGTTGCCTTCGGGTTGCGCGAGAAGGGCGTTGTGCCGGCCGAACGCAGCAAGGTCGTCACCGACTGGCTGTCGCGCGTTGAACTCGCTGGATTCGGGAGCCACTACCCCAAGCAGCTCTCGGGCGGCATGCAACAGCGCACCGCCATCGCGCGCGCGCTGGCCAACGATCCGGCGATCCTGCTGCTCGATGAGCCGTTCGGCGCGCTCGACAACCAGACGCGCAGCCTGATGCAGGAACTGCTGCTCGGCATCTGGCAACGCGACCGCAAGACGGTGCTGTTCGTCACCCACGATATCGAGGAAGCAATCTTTCTCGCTTCGCGCGTGGTGGTGATGTCGGCGCGGCCAGGCCGTATCAAGAGCGACGTGCGCGTCGATCTGCCGTATCCGCGGCACTATACGATCAAGACCAGCCCGGAATTCTCCGCCTTGAAGGCACGGCTCACCGA